One Methylorubrum extorquens genomic window, AAGATTTTTCCAGTCCATCCATACCTTCCAGAAAACGATCGTCGTGCCAGTGGTTTGGATGAAGCGTGTCGGCTGGAAACAATCCTTAAGCCGGCCTGTGCCCATGGGATCGCCGGATCCTGTGATCGGCGCGAATCAGGCCGGCGAGCCAGGCTCGGCGGCATGGGCACACAATTTTCTCGGGCAATACCGGATTAACGGCGCCTTAGGCACGCCGTGACTATCATTTGTTTAAGCGCCGCCGTCGTGCAGCGCATTCGACCCTCTGGATCTGCGTATGCGTGCCATCGCCAACCTTTCTATCATCGCAAAACTCGTTGTCGTCTTCGCCCTCGTGATCCTCGCCGTCTGCAGCTCGACCTTCATCAGTTGGCGCAGCCTCGGCACGATCGAGGAAACCAACCGCTGGCGCGAGCACACCTACCAAGTCCTCTTGGATCTCGACCGGCTGACAGCCAGCGTGGTGGATCGGGAGACGGGCCTGCGCGGCTACCTCGTCTCGGCCGACACCGCCTTCCTCGAACCGTTCCACGCCGGAACCAAGAGCTATGCCGAGGCGCTGGGGCGGCTGCGCGCGCTCGTCTCCGACAACGCCGAGCAGCTTCGCCGGCTCGACGCTCTCGATGCGGCCGTGGGCCAGTGGAACCGCGATGTCGCCGAGCGCGAGATCGCGCTGATGCGCGACGAGGCGACCCGGGAGCAGGCGCGCCGGATCGAGGCGTCCGGTGCCGGCAAGAGCGCCATGGACACGGTCCGCAAGGTCGCCGCCGTGATCGCCGGCACCGAGCGGGCCCTGCTGGAAACACGCGGCCGGATCGCGGAGGAGGCTGCGAGCGCGTCTCGCTTCGCCGTCAGCGCGGGCCTCGCGGCGCTGCTGGCCGCCGCCGGCCTCGGCATCCTTCTGCTCAACGGCTTCGTCGCACGTCCCATTCGTCGCATGACCGGGCTGATGAGCCGCCTCGCGGAGGGCGATGCGAGCGTCGAGATCCCCTTCCGTGAGCGCCGCGAGGAGATCGGGGCGATGGCGAACGCGGTCCAGGTGTTCAAGGACAACCTGATCCGCACCCGCGCCCTCGAGGAAGAGACCGCCCTGGCGAGGGCCGGTGCCGAGGCGCAGCGCAAGGCGGCGATGCGCGACATGGCCGACAACTTCGAGCGGGCGGTGAGCGGTATCGTCGGCACAGTCTCCGCCGCCGCCACCAAGCTGCAGGCGACCGCGCAGAGCATGGCGGGCA contains:
- a CDS encoding methyl-accepting chemotaxis protein, producing the protein MRAIANLSIIAKLVVVFALVILAVCSSTFISWRSLGTIEETNRWREHTYQVLLDLDRLTASVVDRETGLRGYLVSADTAFLEPFHAGTKSYAEALGRLRALVSDNAEQLRRLDALDAAVGQWNRDVAEREIALMRDEATREQARRIEASGAGKSAMDTVRKVAAVIAGTERALLETRGRIAEEAASASRFAVSAGLAALLAAAGLGILLLNGFVARPIRRMTGLMSRLAEGDASVEIPFRERREEIGAMANAVQVFKDNLIRTRALEEETALARAGAEAQRKAAMRDMADNFERAVSGIVGTVSAAATKLQATAQSMAGTASQTADQSNAAASAAEEAATNVGTVAAAAEELGASVQEIARQVTGSTALAQKAVVEAEGTAQLVQDLSVAAAKIGDVVGLISTIAGQTNLLALNATIEAARAGEAGRGFAVVAAEVKELANQTARATGEISNQIGQVQAITGQAVAAIGDIAARIRDIDELAGSIAAAVEEQGAATQEIVRNVSEASAGTGAVTGNVASVAVAAEETGAAASQVLISASELSRQSEHLDGQVRQFLHTVRAA